The following nucleotide sequence is from Halobacillus mangrovi.
AATTTAGCTCAGCGTTTTAACAACAAATTCAATGACATTTTTACTGTTCCTGAAGTAAGCATCCCTAAAGTTGGAGCAAGGATCATGTCTCTTCAAGAACCAACGAAAAAAATGAGTAAATCCGATTCCAATCAGAAAGCTTTCATTTCTATGTTGGATGATGAGAAGAAGATCATGAAGAAAGTGAAAAGCGCGGTTACAGATTCTGACGGGATTGTGAAATATGATAAAGAAAATAAACCAGGAGTCGCCAATCTTCTGACGATCTATTCCATTTGCGCAGGTGTTTCTATTGAAGATTTAGAGATTAAATATGAAGGAAAAGGCTATGGAGAGTTTAAACAGGATGTGGCAGAAGCTGTTATTGAAACGCTGAAACCAATTCAGGAAAGGTATCATGAACTAATCAATTCAGAAGAGTTGGACGATACTCTGGATAAAGGTGCTGAACAAGCTTCCTACGAAGCGAATAAAATGCTTCGAAAAGCCAAAAAAGCCATGGGGTTGGGCCGTGTGAAGAAAAAGAAATAATCTAGAAACAAACAAAAGCCAGAATTGGGATATCAAATCCTCAATTCTGGCTATTTAAATGATGTGATTTATGCTGATTTTCACCTTGCCAAATGGTTTCAAAGAAAGGCTGACCTTTAATGATTTTCCCACAAAGTTCCTCATGCAGCGAGCTCCACCCTTTGCAAGTTCCTTCATACAAGCGATCCCAGGCTTCTTCGTTGGATAACTGTTTAATATGCGAATATTGACAAGGATCCCATTCTGTTAACCAATACCTGATCTCTTCTGGGTGATCAGAATTTTTCAGTTGATCCAATGCCATCATTAAAAGCTGTTTTAGTTGACGCTCTCTTCTCGTTAAACCTGACATTTTACCCGGATCTAATGAAAGGATATGATGCTCTTTTGAAATGCTTTCTTCTATTATATAGCTTTCTGGATGTTTACCTTGCACCATTTCAAAAACTAGACGTTCTTGGCGTGGAATCAACCGACTCTTTTTAACAGGCAAGGTGTACCCTAATGTATCAAACACAATGACATCTTTTCCGTTCGTGACGACCGCGGCATAATCAACCGTGTGTCTTTCTTGGTTTTTCTTCAAATACGTTTTCCGATGGATGTCCTGTAATAGCGACATAGGTAAGTCTTGAAGATCATTCTCGATAAAATCAAAGAGTTCATCCGTAATGAACAACAGCGGAATCTGATCAATCAACTCTATCCCATCTTCTTTACGCCATTCATGAAATCTGCAAACGTTATACCCGTTCTCTTCTCCTTCAAACCAGTTCACCCATAGATCATGCATGTATAACATCTTGGCCCCTCACTTTCATTCACTGATCTCTTTAGGTTACATTATGACCAATACTGGCTTTTTTATTCTTTAGAACCATTATTTACTAAACTAATCTTTCATGAAAAAAAGAGCGACTGAGATGAGTAATATTCCAAGAGGAAACAAATAACACTCTACTCTGGACTGAATCAGAATGAAAAACTCCCACCAGCTCAAGCCTGCAGGAACGAGATTCAAATACGTAATTGTGACAGTCCCGCCAGCTACTGCAAGTCCAAATCCTGTTAAAAACAACATCCAATACAACATTGACCACCCCTCCGGCCTGTCCTCCTACTGCTATCTTATGAGGGACAACCTTCTATCATGCGTGAGATTCCAATTGTTCTACCTCTTTACTTACATACCAATTAACGATAAATTAATGATCAGAGAGATAGACTATGAAAGGATGATCGCATTGTCGAATTCACGCCGTCTGCGGAAAAAGCATCAAAAAAAGAGAAAGCTCAAGCTTACTCTCGGCCTTTTTGCCCTCGCCATACTACTTACTTTGGGGTATTCAGGATTTGAATATATATCCGGAAAGCAGCAAGCACTCGGGAGTTCCAGTGCGGAAGCAGAAGAAAACAATTCACTAGAGGAAACAAAAAGCAAATATAAAGATTCTTTTAATGGCGTCGATAATAAAGATCATAAAATAAATGTGCTTCTTCTGGGAATTGATCAAAGGGATAATGAGATCCCCCGAACAGATACGATTATGATCGCCCAGTACGATACAAAAGCCGGTACAACAAAAATTGCTTCTCTCATGCGAGACACCTATGTGAATATCCCTGATCATGGATACAACAAAATTAATGCAGCTTTTGCCATTGGCGGACCCGAATTGTTAAGGCAGACCATTTCTGAGAATTTCGGTATTGAGCTTGAATATTATTCAATCGTGGATTTCGAAGGATTTACTCAAGTTGTGGACACAGTTACTCCTGAAGGATTAGAAGTAGATGTTGAAAAAGATATGTATTATAAATCACAAGGCGGCGCTACCCACATTGATTTAGAAGCAGGCACCCAGAACTTGAATGGTGAGGAATTGTTAGGATACGTCCGATACCGCAGTGACAGCCAAGGTGACTATGGACGAGTGGAACGGCAACAAGAAGTGATTAATCTTTTAAAAGAAGAGATTATCTCTATAAAAGGGGTATTGAAAGCTCCTAGATTGATTGGTACGCTACAACCTTATATCGATACTAATATGGGAAGTGGAAAAATCCTTAAGCTGGGTAAGGAATACTTGCTAAATCCGGTTGAAGAAGTAGAGACGCTTCGAATTCCTACAGATGATAATGTGTGGAACGAGCGTAAAGAATACCCAATTGGTCTTGTACTAGCTCATGATGAGGAGAAAACAAAAAAAACTCTACAAGATTACTTTGAGGAAGAAGAAAGCTCATAAATAAAACCCGATGTCTATAAAGAAGACATCGGGTTTTCTATTCATTAATCCGTGTATTTTTGGAAAATAAGTGACGCATTGTGGCCGCCAAAACCTAGAGAGTTACTCATTACGGCGTTCACTTCCTGTTTGCGCGCTTCATTTGGAACATAATCCAAATCACAATCAGGGTCTGGTGTTTCGTAATTTATCGTCGGAGGCAAGATCCCTTCATTGATGGCTTTCAGGGAAATTACAGCCTCTACAGCTCCAGCTGCTCCAAGCAGGTGGCCAGTCATAGATTTTGTTGAGGATATAGCAAGCTTCTCAGCATGCTCCTGGAACACCGTTTTCGCAGCGTGCGTTTCGAATTTGTCATTAAGCTCCGTTGAAGTACCATGAGCGTTCAAGTAGTCAATGGCACTTGGCTCAAGGTTTGCATCCTCAATAGCTTGTTTCATTGCACGTGCAGCGCCATCTCCTTCTGGTGCTGGAGAAGTAATGTGATAAGCATCTCCAGTAGAGCCATATCCTGTTAGCTCACCATAAATTTTAGCTCCACGTTTTTTAGCAGACTCCAACGTTTCAAGAATCAGGATTCCAGCACCTTCTCCCATGACAAATCCGTCACGATTTTTATCGAATGGCCGGCTTGCAGTATTCGGATCTTCATTCAGGGATAGTGCACGAGCGGCTGCGAATCCTGCGAAGGACATTTTATTCATCGGAGCTTCTGTACCACCA
It contains:
- the trpS gene encoding tryptophan--tRNA ligase, which gives rise to MKTIFSGIQPSGTLTLGNYLGAMKHFVDLQDEQKCYFCIVDEHAITMPQDRLKLRENIKSLAALYLASGIDPNKSTLFIQSEVPAHTQLGWMLQCVSYIGELERMTQFKDKSAGGKEGVSSGLLTYPPLMASDILLYKTDIVPVGEDQKQHLELTRNLAQRFNNKFNDIFTVPEVSIPKVGARIMSLQEPTKKMSKSDSNQKAFISMLDDEKKIMKKVKSAVTDSDGIVKYDKENKPGVANLLTIYSICAGVSIEDLEIKYEGKGYGEFKQDVAEAVIETLKPIQERYHELINSEELDDTLDKGAEQASYEANKMLRKAKKAMGLGRVKKKK
- a CDS encoding YjbA family protein yields the protein MLYMHDLWVNWFEGEENGYNVCRFHEWRKEDGIELIDQIPLLFITDELFDFIENDLQDLPMSLLQDIHRKTYLKKNQERHTVDYAAVVTNGKDVIVFDTLGYTLPVKKSRLIPRQERLVFEMVQGKHPESYIIEESISKEHHILSLDPGKMSGLTRRERQLKQLLMMALDQLKNSDHPEEIRYWLTEWDPCQYSHIKQLSNEEAWDRLYEGTCKGWSSLHEELCGKIIKGQPFFETIWQGENQHKSHHLNSQN
- a CDS encoding LCP family protein; translation: MSNSRRLRKKHQKKRKLKLTLGLFALAILLTLGYSGFEYISGKQQALGSSSAEAEENNSLEETKSKYKDSFNGVDNKDHKINVLLLGIDQRDNEIPRTDTIMIAQYDTKAGTTKIASLMRDTYVNIPDHGYNKINAAFAIGGPELLRQTISENFGIELEYYSIVDFEGFTQVVDTVTPEGLEVDVEKDMYYKSQGGATHIDLEAGTQNLNGEELLGYVRYRSDSQGDYGRVERQQEVINLLKEEIISIKGVLKAPRLIGTLQPYIDTNMGSGKILKLGKEYLLNPVEEVETLRIPTDDNVWNERKEYPIGLVLAHDEEKTKKTLQDYFEEEESS
- the fabF gene encoding beta-ketoacyl-ACP synthase II, whose protein sequence is MDKRRVVITGMGAVTPVGNSVEEMWKNIKNGQSGIGEITKVNKDDYPVSVAAELKDFDASKYVDRKDARRMDPFVQYAMVASHMAVEDAGLEINEDNADRTGVWIGSGIGGMGTYESQFETFQKKGYRRVSPFFIPMMIPDMAAGQVSISLGAKAINSCTVTACSSGANSIGDAFKVIQRGDADIMIAGGTEAPMNKMSFAGFAAARALSLNEDPNTASRPFDKNRDGFVMGEGAGILILETLESAKKRGAKIYGELTGYGSTGDAYHITSPAPEGDGAARAMKQAIEDANLEPSAIDYLNAHGTSTELNDKFETHAAKTVFQEHAEKLAISSTKSMTGHLLGAAGAVEAVISLKAINEGILPPTINYETPDPDCDLDYVPNEARKQEVNAVMSNSLGFGGHNASLIFQKYTD